A DNA window from Abditibacteriota bacterium contains the following coding sequences:
- a CDS encoding N-acetyltransferase, translated as MRIDIADKAAIRKARLGDVTEIQELVNDFAARDQMLPKSLSVLYENIRDFYVAEDSAGRVLGCCAVHVCWADLAEIKSLAVRDECQGMGLGSALVTACVEDCRSLDIDRVFALTYKVPFFEALGFRRVEKNTLPQKIWSECINCPKFPDCGEEAVVLDLGK; from the coding sequence TTGCGTATTGACATAGCAGACAAGGCCGCCATCCGCAAGGCGCGGCTGGGGGACGTGACGGAGATACAGGAGCTGGTCAACGATTTTGCGGCCAGGGATCAGATGCTGCCCAAATCCCTGTCGGTGCTGTATGAGAACATCAGAGATTTTTACGTGGCGGAGGACTCCGCCGGCCGCGTGCTGGGCTGCTGCGCAGTCCACGTGTGCTGGGCCGATCTGGCCGAGATCAAGTCTCTGGCAGTCAGGGACGAGTGTCAGGGCATGGGGCTGGGCTCCGCTCTGGTCACCGCCTGTGTGGAGGATTGCAGGAGCCTGGACATTGACAGGGTGTTTGCCCTGACCTACAAGGTGCCTTTTTTTGAAGCCCTGGGCTTTCGCCGGGTGGAGAAAAACACTCTGCCCCAGAAGATCTGGTCCGAGTGTATCAACTGTCCGAAGTTTCCCGACTGCGGCGAGGAAGCGGTGGTGTTGGACTTAGGTAAATAA
- a CDS encoding sugar phosphate isomerase/epimerase translates to MKKYQIAAQLYTVRDFIKDEKGVAESFAKVRSLGYETVQISGMGPIDEKVCKKLLDDHGLRCIATHESPKMLFEEPMKVVERLKKLSCVHTAFPHPGPYPLNTADDVKKLADSLAECGRILSENGIVFSYHNHHIEFKKVGGKLILDTLLDTVPAEYLKMELDTYWAQFGGQEPSKWMKKLAGRMPLLHLKDYKVNEENAVKFAEIGNGNLDWADIIPSAEKGGTEWFIVEQDVCDGDPFESLKQSYDFIAANFCD, encoded by the coding sequence ATGAAAAAATATCAGATCGCCGCGCAGCTGTATACCGTGCGCGACTTCATCAAGGACGAAAAGGGCGTAGCGGAGAGCTTTGCCAAAGTGCGGAGCCTGGGCTACGAGACCGTGCAGATAAGCGGCATGGGCCCCATTGACGAAAAGGTGTGCAAGAAGCTGCTGGATGACCACGGCCTGCGGTGCATAGCCACCCACGAGAGCCCCAAGATGCTCTTTGAGGAGCCCATGAAGGTGGTGGAGCGTCTGAAGAAGCTCTCCTGCGTCCACACGGCCTTTCCCCATCCCGGGCCCTATCCCCTGAACACGGCGGACGACGTGAAAAAGCTGGCTGACTCCCTGGCGGAATGCGGGCGGATACTCAGCGAGAACGGCATTGTATTCTCGTATCACAACCACCACATAGAGTTCAAAAAGGTCGGCGGCAAGCTCATACTGGACACTCTCCTGGACACAGTTCCCGCCGAATATCTGAAGATGGAGCTGGACACCTACTGGGCCCAGTTTGGCGGACAGGAGCCTTCCAAATGGATGAAAAAGCTGGCGGGCCGGATGCCACTGCTGCACCTGAAGGATTATAAGGTCAATGAGGAGAACGCCGTCAAATTCGCCGAGATAGGCAACGGCAATCTGGACTGGGCCGACATCATCCCCTCTGCCGAAAAGGGAGGCACCGAGTGGTTTATCGTCGAGCAGGACGTCTGCGACGGCGACCCCTTTGAGTCCCTGAAGCAAAGCTATGACTTTATAGCCGCGAATTTCTGCGACTGA
- a CDS encoding glycoside hydrolase family 127 protein yields MKRLFLLLFLVSLWSPALWGEPDRYVLKPMDYKGVYLKGELQRQFEENEAFYYGLSDDYLLYPFRVRAGLPAPGGSMGGVYAGHGPFGQFLSGYARAYAATGDEKYREKALHLMNEWGKTIDDAGYGFPLKDGFLVAYQYEKLMGGLVDVYHYCGAKEAKGYMDRITDWAEKNIPRDKTYCDVTGAMTGEWYTLSENLYRAWLYTGDDRYRRFAQVWEYNEYWDEVASGDWNAIYSHPGWHHGYSHVNTFASLGAAYAAGRGDKYLNTLKTAYDFVQNEQCFATGGYGAAEVLLPRQGVIMTAKTNHNTFETQCGSWAGFKIVKYLTGFTGEGRYGDWTEKLLINGVGASLPTSGYGVTFYYSDYAAEGAEKILKPDLGWPCCSGTRAEAIPDYHDQLYYHDDANIYVSQFFASGVETELRGVRVRLDQTTRFPEEEKTLITVDPDKPAVFGLCFRIPAWAEQGVSVAVNGKDTPFEKKRGWGRVLRKWRPGDRVVLQLPMTLRACHLFGERDNPWALTYGPVVLVCMKKGAMENPFRLLDPETIDRQLVRGEGMVWRHKDLPDIEFRPFYALGDGEAYFMYIADPAEHYLGAVYKGGWDKRNGVMVTGTVGIFAEKKFWGRGVRISAMCYDDCGVMDVYIDGEKAGEMDLYRPVRGEKAFFEFFAPAKGSHTVRVVTTDRRNPESKDGIFNIERIDDIYN; encoded by the coding sequence ATGAAAAGGTTGTTTCTCTTGCTGTTCCTCGTCTCCCTGTGGAGCCCTGCCCTGTGGGGCGAGCCGGACAGATACGTCCTGAAGCCCATGGATTACAAGGGGGTGTATCTGAAGGGAGAGCTGCAGCGCCAGTTCGAAGAAAACGAAGCGTTTTACTACGGTCTGTCCGACGACTATCTGCTGTATCCCTTCCGGGTGAGGGCAGGACTGCCCGCTCCCGGGGGCTCCATGGGAGGCGTGTATGCAGGCCACGGCCCCTTCGGACAGTTTTTGTCCGGCTATGCCAGAGCCTACGCCGCCACGGGAGACGAAAAATACAGAGAGAAGGCCCTGCATCTCATGAACGAGTGGGGCAAGACCATAGACGACGCGGGCTACGGCTTCCCCCTGAAGGACGGCTTTTTGGTGGCCTACCAATACGAAAAGCTCATGGGCGGCCTGGTGGACGTGTATCACTACTGCGGCGCAAAGGAAGCCAAGGGGTATATGGACCGGATCACGGACTGGGCTGAGAAAAACATACCCCGGGACAAGACCTACTGCGACGTCACCGGGGCCATGACAGGCGAGTGGTACACTCTGTCGGAAAACCTCTACAGGGCCTGGCTCTATACGGGAGACGACAGATACAGGCGCTTTGCCCAGGTGTGGGAATACAACGAATACTGGGACGAGGTGGCCTCCGGCGACTGGAACGCCATATACTCCCATCCCGGGTGGCACCACGGCTACAGCCACGTGAACACCTTTGCCTCTCTGGGAGCGGCCTACGCCGCGGGACGGGGCGACAAGTATCTCAACACCCTGAAGACCGCCTATGACTTCGTGCAGAACGAACAGTGCTTTGCCACCGGCGGCTACGGAGCCGCGGAGGTGCTGCTGCCCCGGCAGGGCGTGATAATGACGGCCAAGACCAATCACAACACCTTTGAGACCCAGTGCGGCAGCTGGGCCGGCTTCAAGATAGTCAAGTATCTGACCGGCTTTACAGGCGAGGGCCGCTACGGCGACTGGACGGAAAAGCTGCTGATCAACGGAGTGGGGGCTTCCCTGCCCACCAGCGGCTACGGCGTCACCTTTTATTATTCCGACTACGCGGCGGAGGGAGCGGAAAAGATCCTGAAGCCGGATCTGGGCTGGCCCTGCTGCTCGGGGACCCGGGCGGAGGCCATCCCCGACTATCACGATCAGCTGTATTATCATGACGACGCCAATATTTACGTCAGCCAGTTCTTTGCTTCCGGAGTGGAGACGGAGCTGCGAGGCGTCCGGGTCCGGCTGGACCAGACCACCCGTTTCCCCGAGGAAGAAAAGACTCTGATCACCGTGGACCCCGACAAGCCCGCCGTCTTCGGATTGTGCTTCCGCATCCCCGCCTGGGCGGAACAGGGAGTGTCGGTGGCGGTCAACGGCAAGGATACCCCCTTTGAAAAGAAGAGAGGCTGGGGCAGGGTGCTCCGGAAATGGCGCCCCGGGGACCGGGTGGTATTGCAGCTGCCCATGACCCTGAGAGCCTGCCATCTCTTCGGCGAAAGGGACAACCCCTGGGCGCTGACCTACGGCCCCGTGGTGCTGGTGTGCATGAAGAAGGGAGCCATGGAGAACCCCTTCCGGCTGCTGGACCCGGAGACCATAGACCGGCAGCTGGTCCGGGGAGAAGGCATGGTCTGGCGCCACAAGGACCTGCCGGACATAGAATTCAGGCCCTTTTACGCTCTGGGAGACGGAGAAGCCTATTTTATGTATATAGCCGATCCCGCCGAGCACTATCTGGGCGCCGTGTATAAGGGCGGCTGGGACAAGCGAAACGGCGTGATGGTCACAGGCACCGTGGGCATCTTTGCGGAAAAGAAGTTCTGGGGCAGGGGCGTCCGTATCAGCGCCATGTGCTACGACGACTGCGGCGTCATGGACGTGTATATAGACGGAGAAAAGGCCGGTGAGATGGACCTTTACAGACCCGTCAGGGGCGAAAAGGCCTTCTTTGAGTTCTTTGCTCCCGCCAAGGGCAGCCACACGGTCCGCGTGGTGACCACCGACCGGCGGAACCCCGAGTCGAAGGACGGCATTTTCAATATAGAAAGGATAGACGATATATACAATTGA
- a CDS encoding beta-galactosidase, translating into MKKALIVLALLVMAAALQAAETPVARWSVDATPTEMAPVYWEDDGVFLQGTAGGSNALMMAAGEASYVYFTFRNDLRQKVQKDGCMVVEYYSSLKLPQIVRLNMNTPDEDYAITGAFLARPGGWKTAVCKYQDFVPVAAMNGGADFRIFGTEGLFVRKVELYNGELSGETLKTLEKDKQAPPVVPVDYPLGIGVYHVPPLADAQIYKELGITALENYVTWSSVENDEKGKWDWSLWDDTVSVLKAAGLKWAPALMVAPAYTLPDWYTKSDEFVPNTCLEHGTAGKTVSLWCPDFPKYVERFMKEFAARYGKTGILEAVYPGIQGDFGEAIYTVEGNQVIYNITGEYHNHRGFWCNDKYALASFIKFARDKYKTVEALNKAWNMELKDFDSVRFPFYSEEEQRAFFDKKETDPTVRRYFLDFVYWYRNCMTEYADWWLGMAKKYLPDTRVFLKTGGLADPTTGASFADQCRVAAKNKAGVRITNEASDYGLNFAYTNLVGSASRYYGCEFGYEPAGPEDENGIVARIYNSTCSGAQHLFDYNANIVLTPERMAVQQKHLKYLFQGEPIVPIAMFFPNTYADIHMYNKRRHIYEFSDYAAKLRDAFDYDFVDETMPDALKNYKLLVIVQADILENSTAAKIAEYARNGGRVLVLDGGVFTNPEGTKGPERVLFPKDSRGGAFGKGSVTRYDTEEALFKAIHDTLPEVGEPTYDIVLDGVYVSRLAGDRYMLYNSGDKDKELLIDYHGTRYNMVAPAHTIMDGHDPEDCQDSPGVSTD; encoded by the coding sequence ATGAAAAAAGCTTTGATCGTATTGGCGCTTTTGGTGATGGCAGCCGCTCTGCAGGCTGCCGAGACCCCCGTGGCCCGCTGGTCGGTGGACGCGACTCCTACCGAGATGGCTCCCGTTTACTGGGAGGATGACGGGGTATTCCTGCAGGGGACTGCCGGGGGCAGCAACGCCCTGATGATGGCGGCGGGAGAAGCCAGCTATGTGTATTTTACCTTCCGGAACGACCTGCGGCAGAAGGTCCAAAAGGACGGCTGCATGGTGGTGGAATACTATTCTTCCCTGAAGCTGCCTCAGATAGTGCGGCTGAATATGAACACACCTGACGAAGATTATGCCATTACCGGCGCCTTTCTGGCCCGCCCGGGGGGCTGGAAGACCGCGGTGTGCAAGTATCAGGACTTTGTGCCCGTGGCGGCCATGAACGGCGGAGCCGACTTCCGCATATTTGGCACCGAAGGCCTTTTTGTCAGAAAGGTGGAATTGTACAACGGCGAGCTGTCCGGGGAGACCCTGAAGACTCTCGAAAAGGACAAGCAGGCTCCCCCCGTGGTGCCGGTGGACTATCCTCTGGGAATAGGGGTCTATCACGTGCCGCCTCTGGCCGACGCCCAGATATACAAGGAGCTGGGTATCACGGCTCTGGAGAACTACGTGACCTGGAGCTCTGTGGAAAACGATGAAAAGGGCAAGTGGGACTGGTCCCTGTGGGACGATACGGTCAGCGTGCTCAAGGCTGCGGGCCTGAAATGGGCTCCCGCCCTGATGGTGGCTCCCGCCTACACCCTGCCTGATTGGTATACGAAGAGCGACGAATTCGTGCCCAACACCTGTCTGGAGCACGGCACTGCCGGCAAGACCGTCAGCCTGTGGTGTCCCGACTTTCCCAAATACGTGGAAAGGTTCATGAAGGAATTTGCCGCCCGCTACGGAAAGACCGGCATACTGGAGGCCGTCTATCCCGGCATCCAGGGAGACTTTGGCGAGGCCATATACACGGTGGAAGGCAATCAGGTCATATACAACATCACCGGCGAATACCACAATCACCGGGGCTTTTGGTGCAACGACAAATACGCCCTCGCTTCCTTTATCAAGTTTGCCCGGGACAAATACAAGACCGTGGAGGCCCTGAACAAGGCCTGGAACATGGAGCTCAAGGACTTTGACAGCGTCAGATTCCCGTTTTACAGCGAGGAAGAGCAGCGGGCCTTTTTTGACAAAAAGGAGACCGACCCCACCGTGCGGCGGTATTTCCTGGACTTCGTGTACTGGTACCGCAACTGTATGACCGAATACGCCGACTGGTGGCTGGGCATGGCCAAAAAGTATCTGCCCGACACCCGGGTGTTCCTGAAGACCGGCGGTCTGGCCGATCCCACCACCGGGGCCAGCTTTGCGGATCAGTGCCGGGTGGCAGCCAAAAACAAGGCCGGAGTGCGCATCACCAACGAGGCCTCCGATTACGGTCTGAACTTTGCCTACACCAATCTGGTGGGCTCCGCTTCCCGCTACTACGGCTGCGAGTTCGGCTATGAGCCTGCCGGCCCCGAGGACGAAAACGGCATAGTGGCCCGCATCTACAATTCCACCTGTTCGGGAGCCCAGCACCTGTTTGACTACAACGCCAACATCGTTCTGACTCCGGAGCGGATGGCTGTCCAGCAAAAGCACCTGAAATATCTGTTTCAGGGCGAGCCCATAGTGCCCATAGCCATGTTTTTCCCCAACACCTATGCGGACATACACATGTACAACAAGCGGAGGCACATCTACGAATTCTCCGACTATGCGGCCAAGCTGAGAGACGCCTTTGACTACGACTTTGTGGACGAGACCATGCCGGACGCCCTCAAAAACTACAAGCTGCTGGTCATAGTCCAGGCAGATATACTGGAAAACTCCACCGCCGCCAAGATAGCCGAATACGCCCGGAACGGGGGCCGCGTGCTGGTGCTGGACGGGGGAGTATTTACCAATCCCGAGGGGACCAAGGGCCCGGAAAGGGTGCTGTTCCCCAAGGACTCCCGGGGCGGAGCCTTCGGCAAGGGCTCGGTGACGAGATACGACACCGAGGAGGCCCTGTTCAAGGCGATACACGACACCCTGCCCGAGGTGGGCGAGCCTACCTACGACATAGTCCTGGACGGCGTGTATGTCAGCCGTCTGGCGGGAGACAGATATATGCTGTACAACTCCGGCGACAAGGACAAGGAGCTGCTGATAGATTATCACGGGACCAGGTACAACATGGTGGCTCCCGCCCACACCATAATGGACGGCCACGACCCCGAGGACTGTCAGGACTCCCCGGGCGTATCGACAGACTGA
- a CDS encoding site-2 protease family protein: protein MITVIAFIVIICLLVVAHEYGHFLLARLFDIDVHEFSVGFGPRLFTYLKKNGTDFNVRCIPLGGFVRMSGEDPEEMDVEGGFQSKPAYARAAVIFAGPLFSFLFAVLIFMLLGYVWGLPDGSDNSVQMTLPNTPAAKMDLRAGDRVLEINGKKLSRPGELVEEIRRSRDEVTLLVDRKGEQLVKTGKPDLNLRYYLGGSWEQEDGSVRLTGVLKDTPLWQQKAKPGSELVSMNGKAYSSTADFWAAAPSPGDRVTLVLKEGEKTRTVFFEAEHTCGLFCGKEIIFPSCMFLSAEPTSGKWYDSGNVLLSLCSVKIGSSRDLEKAVKRAAESGDHTIDYYRDGEENEVYHDVPDTVSYTPKMGMATPVLGFIPGYYLKKTGLAKSMQTGLESVWSMLTETYKMLFSRAVKDNLGGPIAIVSMTNSAVNTGSFSLIILLGGLSLSLAIFNLLPIPPLDGGHLAVILTELIRRKRFTKDQLIRIQVAGLGVMIVLFLLVIGMDITKLITGTMPK, encoded by the coding sequence TTGATCACGGTAATCGCTTTTATAGTAATCATCTGCCTGCTGGTGGTGGCCCACGAATACGGCCATTTTTTGCTGGCGCGCTTGTTTGACATAGACGTCCACGAGTTTTCCGTGGGCTTCGGTCCCAGGCTGTTCACCTATCTGAAAAAGAACGGCACCGACTTCAACGTCCGCTGTATCCCTCTGGGCGGCTTCGTGCGCATGAGCGGCGAAGACCCGGAGGAGATGGACGTGGAAGGGGGCTTTCAGTCCAAGCCTGCCTACGCGAGAGCCGCCGTCATCTTTGCGGGGCCTCTCTTCAGCTTTTTGTTTGCAGTGCTGATATTCATGCTGTTGGGCTACGTGTGGGGACTGCCCGACGGCTCGGACAACAGCGTGCAGATGACCCTGCCCAATACCCCGGCGGCCAAAATGGACCTCCGGGCCGGGGACCGGGTGCTGGAGATCAACGGCAAAAAGCTGTCCCGGCCCGGCGAGCTGGTGGAAGAGATCCGCAGGAGCCGGGACGAGGTCACTTTGCTGGTGGACAGAAAAGGCGAGCAGCTGGTGAAGACGGGCAAGCCGGATCTCAATCTGAGATACTATCTGGGAGGCAGCTGGGAGCAGGAGGACGGCAGCGTCCGGCTCACCGGGGTCCTGAAGGATACGCCTCTCTGGCAGCAAAAGGCGAAGCCCGGCAGCGAGCTGGTCTCCATGAACGGCAAGGCTTACTCTTCCACCGCAGACTTCTGGGCCGCCGCCCCCTCCCCGGGGGACCGGGTCACACTGGTGCTGAAGGAGGGAGAGAAGACAAGGACAGTGTTCTTTGAGGCGGAGCACACCTGCGGCCTCTTTTGCGGCAAGGAGATCATATTTCCCTCCTGCATGTTCCTGAGCGCCGAGCCCACCTCCGGCAAATGGTATGACAGCGGCAACGTGCTCCTGAGCCTGTGCTCGGTGAAGATAGGCTCCTCCCGGGACCTGGAAAAAGCCGTGAAGCGGGCGGCGGAGAGCGGGGACCACACCATAGACTACTACAGGGACGGCGAGGAAAACGAGGTGTATCACGACGTCCCCGACACGGTCAGCTATACCCCGAAAATGGGCATGGCCACGCCGGTCCTGGGGTTCATCCCGGGCTATTATCTCAAAAAGACCGGGCTGGCCAAGAGCATGCAGACCGGGCTGGAGTCCGTGTGGAGCATGCTGACGGAGACCTACAAGATGCTGTTTTCCCGGGCCGTCAAGGACAATCTGGGAGGCCCCATCGCCATAGTGTCCATGACCAACAGCGCCGTCAACACGGGCAGCTTTTCCCTGATCATACTGCTGGGAGGCCTGTCTCTGTCGCTGGCCATATTCAATCTGCTGCCCATACCGCCTCTTGACGGAGGCCATCTGGCAGTGATATTGACGGAGCTCATCAGAAGGAAGCGGTTTACCAAGGACCAGCTGATCAGGATACAGGTGGCCGGCCTTGGGGTGATGATAGTGTTGTTCCTGCTGGTCATCGGCATGGACATCACAAAGCTTATAACGGGGACTATGCCAAAATGA
- a CDS encoding glycoside hydrolase family 127 protein codes for MLKVFTCLCLLFLCAAALCGEFDRYALKPMDYKGVVLKGELGRQFAENSRFYLNLNDDSLLKPYRERAGQPAPGENMGGVYVGHGPFGQFLAGYARAYAASGDERYKDKALYLMREWGKTIEEDGFFLPSKGGLLGAYQYEKLMGGLADIYHYCGEKEAKVYMDRITDWAEKNLPRTREYCDVTGINTGEWYTLSENLYRVWLYTGDERYRDFAKVWEYIKYWTEVHDGDTEEMFKRPGWHHGYSHVNTFASLGTAYAATGNGWYLDTLKAAYDFVTDTQCYATGGFGASESLMPEEELIKASKTLHNTFETQCGSWAGFKIVKYLTGLTGEGRYGDWTEKLLVNGIGASLPMKENGVTFYYSDYAAEGAEKINKPQVGWPCCSGTRAEAIPDYCDQLYYYDDRSICVSQYFASEAAFELTTGKVHLEQLTDFPNEEKTTLVVTPEKSAVFSLKFRIPSWNDSPMVRINGRDTVYSKVRGWGLLLRRWDPGDRVEIAFPMSLWACHLLDREDNPWVLMYGPVALVCMADGVDQNPFRKLDAASPGKQLVRGEGMTWRHKNYPELIFKPFYDVREGEIYYMYITDPTISYLGAVYKGGWIKRDNWMTVYFAGPTAERTLWGDTVRVSYYLFNDCGIMDVYIDGEKKGEIDLYKKDARGERATSVFDAGSKGMHRVRIVTTDRRNPESPQSYFNLERIEGFNK; via the coding sequence ATGCTGAAAGTATTTACGTGTTTGTGCCTGCTCTTTTTGTGCGCGGCGGCCCTGTGCGGCGAGTTTGACCGCTACGCCCTGAAGCCCATGGATTACAAAGGAGTGGTCCTGAAGGGCGAGCTGGGGCGCCAGTTCGCGGAGAACAGCCGATTCTACCTGAACCTCAACGACGACTCCCTTCTGAAGCCCTACAGGGAGAGGGCGGGGCAGCCCGCTCCCGGGGAGAATATGGGCGGAGTTTACGTGGGACACGGTCCTTTTGGCCAGTTTTTGGCGGGCTACGCCAGAGCCTACGCCGCTTCCGGGGACGAGAGGTACAAGGACAAGGCCCTTTACCTCATGCGGGAGTGGGGCAAGACCATCGAGGAAGACGGCTTTTTCCTGCCCTCGAAGGGAGGTCTTCTGGGAGCCTATCAGTATGAGAAGCTCATGGGCGGTCTGGCGGACATATACCACTACTGCGGCGAAAAGGAAGCCAAGGTGTATATGGACAGGATCACGGACTGGGCGGAGAAAAACCTGCCCCGCACCCGGGAATACTGCGACGTCACAGGCATCAACACAGGGGAATGGTACACCTTGTCGGAAAACCTGTACCGGGTCTGGCTCTATACGGGCGATGAGCGCTACAGGGATTTTGCCAAAGTGTGGGAATACATCAAATACTGGACCGAGGTCCACGACGGGGACACAGAGGAAATGTTCAAGCGGCCCGGGTGGCACCACGGCTACAGCCACGTGAACACCTTCGCCTCCCTGGGGACGGCCTACGCCGCCACGGGCAACGGCTGGTATCTGGACACCCTGAAGGCCGCCTATGATTTCGTAACGGACACCCAGTGCTATGCCACCGGGGGCTTCGGCGCCAGCGAATCCCTTATGCCGGAGGAGGAGCTCATCAAGGCTTCCAAGACCCTGCACAATACCTTTGAGACCCAGTGCGGCAGCTGGGCGGGCTTCAAGATAGTCAAGTATCTGACGGGTCTCACCGGAGAAGGACGCTACGGCGACTGGACGGAAAAGCTGCTGGTGAACGGCATAGGCGCTTCCCTGCCCATGAAGGAAAACGGCGTCACCTTTTATTACTCCGACTACGCCGCCGAGGGAGCGGAAAAGATCAACAAGCCCCAGGTGGGCTGGCCCTGCTGCTCCGGGACCCGGGCGGAAGCCATACCCGATTACTGCGACCAGCTCTATTATTACGACGACAGATCCATCTGCGTCAGTCAGTATTTTGCTTCTGAGGCCGCCTTTGAGCTGACGACGGGCAAGGTGCATCTGGAGCAGCTCACCGACTTTCCCAACGAAGAGAAGACCACTCTGGTCGTCACGCCCGAGAAGAGCGCCGTCTTTTCCCTGAAGTTCCGCATCCCTTCCTGGAACGACAGCCCCATGGTCAGGATCAACGGCCGGGATACGGTCTATTCCAAGGTCAGGGGCTGGGGCCTCCTCCTGCGCAGGTGGGACCCCGGAGACCGGGTGGAGATAGCATTCCCCATGTCTCTTTGGGCCTGTCATCTGCTGGACAGGGAGGACAATCCCTGGGTGCTCATGTACGGCCCCGTGGCTCTCGTGTGCATGGCCGACGGCGTGGACCAAAACCCCTTCAGGAAGCTGGACGCCGCCTCCCCGGGCAAGCAGCTGGTCCGGGGCGAGGGCATGACCTGGCGCCACAAAAATTATCCCGAGCTCATCTTCAAGCCCTTTTACGACGTCAGGGAAGGGGAGATATATTACATGTATATCACAGACCCCACCATATCCTATCTGGGCGCCGTGTACAAGGGCGGCTGGATAAAGAGGGACAACTGGATGACCGTGTACTTTGCCGGTCCCACGGCGGAGCGTACCTTATGGGGGGACACCGTGAGGGTGAGCTATTATCTGTTCAACGACTGCGGCATCATGGACGTGTATATAGACGGTGAGAAGAAGGGAGAGATAGACCTCTACAAGAAGGACGCCCGGGGAGAGAGGGCGACAAGCGTTTTTGACGCCGGCTCCAAGGGGATGCACCGGGTGCGCATAGTGACCACCGACAGGAGAAACCCCGAGTCTCCGCAGAGCTATTTTAACTTAGAAAGGATAGAAGGATTCAACAAGTAA
- the ispG gene encoding flavodoxin-dependent (E)-4-hydroxy-3-methylbut-2-enyl-diphosphate synthase yields the protein MTRKNTRAVMAGRVQIGGGAPVSVQSMTNTRTTDIDATVAQIAGLEAAGCDIVRCAVPDMEAAAAIGEIKRQTGIPLVADVHFDWRLAVECVKQGVDKLRINPGNIGDRSRTEAVVRAAAERGIPIRIGVNAGSVDRKKYPELTARALVESGMEQVRILEGLGFFDTVLSFKASSVLLTAEAYRLAAEICDYPLHTGVTEAGLPRTGIIRSAIGIGSLLMDGIGDTIRVSLTSRPENEVTAGIEILRSLGLRDSGYTLISCPTCGRTRIALEELAQKVADYLDRERPARPVTVAVMGCVVNGPGEAREADLGIAGGDGKCALFARGELLRTVAEDKVFDEFVKELRKIAY from the coding sequence ATGACAAGAAAAAATACCCGCGCCGTCATGGCGGGCCGGGTGCAGATAGGGGGCGGGGCTCCCGTCTCCGTCCAGTCCATGACCAATACCCGGACCACGGACATAGACGCTACCGTGGCGCAGATAGCCGGTCTGGAGGCTGCCGGGTGTGATATAGTCAGGTGCGCGGTCCCGGATATGGAGGCCGCCGCCGCTATAGGCGAGATCAAAAGGCAGACGGGCATCCCCCTGGTGGCAGACGTACACTTTGACTGGCGCCTGGCTGTGGAATGCGTAAAGCAGGGAGTGGACAAGCTCAGGATCAATCCCGGCAACATAGGGGATAGGAGCCGCACCGAAGCGGTGGTGCGGGCCGCTGCCGAGAGGGGTATCCCCATCCGCATAGGCGTCAACGCGGGCTCGGTGGACCGGAAAAAATATCCCGAGCTCACGGCCCGGGCGCTGGTGGAGTCCGGCATGGAGCAGGTGCGCATACTGGAGGGCCTGGGCTTTTTTGACACGGTGCTCAGCTTCAAGGCTTCCTCCGTGCTGCTGACCGCGGAGGCCTACAGGCTGGCTGCGGAAATATGCGACTATCCCCTGCATACGGGGGTCACGGAGGCGGGGCTGCCCCGCACGGGCATCATCCGCTCGGCCATAGGCATAGGCTCCCTGCTCATGGACGGGATAGGGGATACCATCAGGGTGTCCCTGACCTCGCGGCCCGAGAACGAGGTGACCGCCGGCATAGAGATACTCCGGTCCCTGGGTCTCAGGGACAGCGGCTATACCCTGATATCCTGTCCCACCTGCGGCAGGACCCGTATAGCTCTGGAGGAGCTGGCCCAAAAGGTGGCGGACTATCTGGACAGAGAGAGGCCCGCAAGGCCTGTGACCGTGGCTGTCATGGGCTGCGTGGTAAACGGTCCCGGGGAGGCAAGAGAAGCCGATCTGGGCATAGCCGGCGGCGACGGCAAATGCGCCCTGTTTGCCCGGGGCGAGCTGCTGAGGACCGTGGCAGAGGACAAAGTATTTGACGAGTTTGTAAAGGAGCTGCGAAAAATTGCGTATTGA